The following coding sequences are from one Gossypium hirsutum isolate 1008001.06 chromosome A12, Gossypium_hirsutum_v2.1, whole genome shotgun sequence window:
- the LOC107918124 gene encoding LOW QUALITY PROTEIN: protein CHROMATIN REMODELING 19 (The sequence of the model RefSeq protein was modified relative to this genomic sequence to represent the inferred CDS: substituted 1 base at 1 genomic stop codon): MKRVLDESSDDGWENHSFKPSRVSKKSANPPPIESFSFNSQSHTNYYGQSSDDCIEIQHLEDDGVFNLEDDDVEAEDVARPVNRVRXFVVDDNEEDDENACSDEVFDVESSEEIEELQEDDVVGKALQKCAKISTELRKELYGSSAASCERYAEVEASSVRIVTQNDVDVACGAVDSGFRPVLKPYQLVGVNFLLLLHRKGIGGAILADELGLGKTIQAITYLTLLKHLKNDPGPHLIVCPASVLENWDIELKKWCPSFSVLQHHGAGRAAYSKELSSLSKAGLPPPFNVLLVCYSLFERHSVQQKDDRKILKRWHWSCVLMDEAHALKDKNSYGWKNLMSVARTAKQRLMLTGTPLQNDLHGLWLLLEFMMPDLFATEDVDLKKRLNAEDRELVGRMKSILGPFILRRLKSVVMQQLVPKMQRVEHVIMEKQQEDAYREAIEEYRTISRARIAKLSESDMNNIVGILPQRQISNYFVQFRKIANHPLLVRRIYNDEDVVRFAKRLHSMGVFECTLDRVIEELKNYNDFSINRLLIRYGITGGKGTLSDEYVMLSAKCQALAKLLPSLKRSGHRVLIFSQWTSMLDILEWTLDVIGVTYKRFDGSTQVTDRQTIVDDFNNDTSIFVCLLSTRAGGQGLNLTGADTVIIHDMDFNPQIDRQAEDRCHRIGQIRPVTIYRLVTKGTVDENVYEIAKRKLTLDAAVLESGIAIENEGDASEKTMGQILTSLLMN; encoded by the exons ATGAAGCGCGTTTTGGACGAAAGTTCAGACGATGGATGGGAGAATCATTCTTTCAAGCCTTCCCGGGTTTCAAAGAAAAGCGCTAACCCTCCTCCAATCGAATCTTTCTCTTTCAATTCCCAATCTCACACTAATTATTACGGCCAAAGCAGCGACGATTGCATCGAAATCCAACATTTGGAGGACGACGGGGTCTTCAACTTGGAAGACGACGATGTTGAAGCCGAGGATGTCGCCCGGCCTGTCAACCGTGTCCGTTGATTCGTGGTTGATGACAACGAGGAAGACGATGAAAATGCTTGCTCTGATGAGGTGTTTGATGTTGAGTCAAGTGAAGAAATAGAGGAACTGCAAGAGGATGACGTGGTAGGGAAGGCGTTGCAAAAGTGTGCGAAAATATCGACTGAGCTTCGGAAGGAGCTCTATGGGAGTTCTGCCGCTTCTTGTGAACGATACGCCGAAGTAGAAGCTTCTTCCGTGAGAATCGTTACACAG AATGATGTTGATGTTGCATGTGGGGCTGTGGATTCTGGTTTTCGGCCAGTTCTCAAGCCATATCAACTAGTTGGTGTAAACTTTCTTCTTCTGTTGCATCGAAAGGGTATTGGAGGAG CTATATTGGCTGATGAGCTGGGTCTTGGGAAAACCATTCAG GCTATTACATATTTAACTTTGCTGAAACATCTGAAAAATGATCCTGGTCCTCATTTGATAGTTTGTCCTGCGTCAGTTTTAGAAAACTGGGATATAGAACTTAAGAAGTGGTGCCCGTCATTTTCTGTACTTCAGCATCATGGTGCTGGCAGAGCAGCTTACTCGAAAGAGTTGAGCTCTTTGTCCAAAGCTGGATTACCACCTCCATTTAATGTCCTCCTTGTGTGCTATTCACTTTTTGAAAGACACAG TGTGCAACAGAAGGATGATCGTAAAATTCTGAAACGTTGGCACTGGAGCTGTGTGCTAATGGACGAGGCCCATGCTTTAAAGGATAAGAACAGCTATGGGTGGAAAAACCTAATGTCAGTTGCTCGAACTGCAAAACAGCGTCTTATGCTAACAGGCACACCGCTGCAAAATGATTTACAT GGGCTGTGGTTGTTGCTAGAGTTCATGATGCCTGATCTTTTTGCCACTGAGGATGTAGACTTGAAAAAGCGACTAAATGCAGAAGATAGGGAGTTGGTTGGTCGTATGAAGTCCATTCTGGGACCATTCATCTTGAGGCGTCTGAAATCTGTTGTGATGCAGCAACTTGTCCCAAAGATGCAACGG GTTGAGCATGTAATTATGGAGAAGCAACAAGAAGATGCATATAGGGAAGCCATAGAGGAGTATCGTACAATCTCACGAGCACGGATAGCTAAGCTTTCAGAATCTGATATGAATAATATTGTTGGAATTCTTCCTCAACGTCAGATCTCAAACTATTTTGTTCAGTTTAGAAAG ATTGCAAATCATCCATTATTAGTGAGGCGAATTTATAATGATGAGGACGTTGTTCGCTTTGCTAAAAGGTTGCATTCAATGGGTGTTTTTGAATGTACCTTGGACAGAGTAATTGAGGAACTAAAGAATTACAATGACTTCTCTATTAATCGG CTTTTAATTCGCTATGGAATTACTGGTGGTAAAGGAACTCTTTCTGATGAGTATGTTATGCTTTCAGCTAAATGCCAG GCTTTAGCAAAACTTCTCCCTTCACTCAAGAGAAGTGGGCATCGAGTTCTGATTTTTAGCCAATGGACATCAATGCTTGATATCTTAGAGTGGACTTTAGATGTTATTGGAGTTACATATAAACGGTTTGATGGAAG CACTCAGGTGACTGATAGGCAGACTATAGTTGATGATTTCAATAATGACACTTCAATATTTGTGTGCTTGTTGTCCACGAGAGCTGGAGGGCAGGGTTTGAACTTGACAGGAGCTGATACTGTAATTATCCATGACATGGATTTTAATCCACAGATTGACCGGCAGGCTGAAGATCGTTGCCATCGAATTGGCCAAATTAGGCCAGTTACTATATACAG GCTGGTTACTAAAGGTACTGTTGATGAGAATGTTTATGAGATTGCAAAAAGGAAGTTGACTCTGGATGCTGCAGTGCTAGAGTCGGGTATTGCTATAGAGAATGAAGGTGACGCATCTGAGAAAACGATGGGACAAATACTGACATCACTATTGATGAACTAG
- the LOC107918111 gene encoding putative pentatricopeptide repeat-containing protein At2g02150 isoform X1, with protein MKLISATLSFLTKMLVSLRNLLHINRRIPARVSHPFLLFQNPHLLSFSPPSNNSLVFCPFVLFTSFCFVIKFPFGTKSNCNTNIFLDDLSRESLCKIIRQDQWNDPKIVSLFGSSLAPIWVSKILVGLKQEPHLALKFFKLAKTQKGFSPTSESYCRLVHILFYGRMYFDATAVLKEFILSRRGVVLPGCDFFDVLWSTRNVCPYGFGVFDALFSVLVDMGLLEEASRCFTKMKRFRVLPKVRSCNAFLHRICKSGRRDQSRRFLEEMVGAGVAPSVYTYNIVIDCMCKEGDLETARMLFRQMKEIGLTPDVVTYNSLLDGYGKVGFLDEVLFYFEEMKNVGCDPDVITYNALINCFCKFQMMPRAFEFFREMRNKGLKPNVVTYSTFIDAFCKEGMMQQGIKFLVDMRRLGLFPNEYTYTSLIDANCKAGNLTEALKLANEMLQANIALNIVTYTTIIDGLCEAGRTKEAEEVFRAMLKAGLTPNVQAYTALTHGYMKVKKMEHALNLLKEMKEKSIKPDLLLHGTIIWGLCNNDKIEETKFVTDEMKASGLSLNPVIYTTIMDSYFKAGKTSEALNLLEEMWDLGIEVTVVTFCVLVDGLCKNGLVLEATNYFNRMPDFNLQPNVAVYTVLIDGLCKNNFIEAAKSMYDEMLSKNLVLDTTAYTALIDGNLKHGNFKEALNLRDRMIEMGMELDLPAYTSLVSGFCRCGQLEKAREFLDEMISKHILPDEILCIGVLRKYYELGHVTEAIELQNEMAKMGLITSPVHLAVPSVQT; from the coding sequence ATGAAGCTAATCTCTGCAACTCTAAGTTTCTTAACCAAAATGCTTGTATCTCTCCGCAATCTCTTACACATCAACCGCAGAATCCCTGCCAGAGTAAGCCACCCTTTTCTTCTCTTTCAAAACCCTCATCTCCTCAGTTTTTCTCCACCCTCCAATAACTCTCTTGTTTTCTGCCCTTTTGTTTTGTTCACTAGTTTTTGTTTTGTGATCAAGTTCCCATTTGGGACTAAGTCTAATTGTAATACAAACATTTTTTTAGATGATCTCAGTAGGGAATCATTGTGTAAAATCATTCGACAGGACCAATGGAATGACCCAAAGATTGTCAGTTTATTTGGTTCAAGCTTGGCACCCATTTGGGTGTCTAAGATTTTGGTTGGTTTGAAACAGGAACCTCATTTGGCATTGAAATTCTTCAAATTGGCGAAAACCCAGAAAGGGTTTAGCCCTACAAGTGAATCTTATTGTAGATTAGTACACAttttgttttatggtagaatgtATTTTGATGCTACTGCTGTTCTTAAGGAATTCATTTTGTCAAGGCGTGGGGTAGTGCTTCCAGGTTGCGATTTTTTTGATGTTCTTTGGTCTACTAGGAATGTTTGTCCGTATGGTTTTGGGGTGTTTGATGCTTTGTTTAGTGTGTTGGTGGATATGGGATTACTTGAGGAGGCTAGCCGATGTTTTACGAAAATGAAAAGGTTTAGAGTTTTGCCTAAAGTTCGTTCTTGCAATGCTTTTTTACATAGGATTTGTAAGTCAGGGAGGAGGGACCAATCTCGGAGATTTTTGGAGGAAATGGTTGGGGCTGGCGTCGCCCCGTCAGTTTACACCTATAATATAGTGATAGATTGTATGTGCAAAGAAGGGGACTTGGAGACTGCAAGAATGTTATTTAGACAAATGAAAGAGATTGGCCTAACACCGGATGTTGTCACATATAACTCCCTActtgatggatatggaaaggTAGGATTTTTGGATGAAGTCCTTTTCTATTTTGAAGAGATGAAGAACGTAGGGTGTGACCCTGATGTAATTACATACAATGCCTTGATAAACTGCTTTTGTAAATTTCAGATGATGCCTCGAGCTTTTGAGTTTTTTCGTGAAATGAGGAATAAGGGGTTGAAACCAAATGTTGTTACTTATAGCACATTTATTGATGCATTTTGCAAGGAAGGGATGATGCAGCAAGGGATTAAATTCTTAGTTGATATGAGGCGGCTTGGTCTTTTTCCCAATGAGTACACGTATACTTCTTTAATCGATGCAAATTGTAAAGCTGGTAACCTAACTGAAGCATTGAAGCTGGCTAATGAGATGTTGCAGGCAAATATTGCCTTGAACATTGTTACATATACAACTATAATCGATGGCCTTTGTGAAGCAGGGCGAACTAAGGAAGCAGAGGAAGTTTTTAGGGCAATGCTGAAAGCTGGTTTAACTCCTAATGTGCAAGCTTATACTGCCCTTACTCATGGCTATATGAAAGTTAAGAAGATGGAGCATGCATTGAATCTTTTGAAAGAAATGAAGGAGAAAAGCATTAAACCAGACCTTTTGTTGCATGGAACTATCATCTGGGGACTATGCAACAATGATAAAATAGAAGAAACTAAATTTGTCACCGATGAAATGAAGGCATCTGGACTGAGTCTGAATCCAGTCATATATACTACAATCATGGATTCTTATTTTAAGGCGGGGAAAACCAGTGAGGCACTGAATCTGCTAGAAGAAATGTGGGACCTGGGAATTGAAGTTACAGTTGTGACTttttgtgttttggttgatgGTTTGTGCAAAAATGGATTGGTTCTAGAGGCAACTAATTATTTCAATAGAATGCCAGATTTCAATTTGCAACCTAATGTTGCAGTTTATACAGTATTGATCGATGGCCTctgtaaaaataatttcattgaAGCAGCCAAAAGCATGTACGATGAAATGCTTAGTAAAAATTTGGTTCTGGATACAACTGCTTACACTGCTTTAATAGATGGAAATCTGAAGCATGGGAATTTTAAGGAAGCTTTGAATCTGCGGGACAGAATGATTGAAATGGGCATGGAGCTTGATTTGCCGGCTTACACTTCCCTGGTTTCAGGGTTTTGCCGATGTGGCCAGTTAGAGAAAGCAAGAGAATTTCTGGATGAGATGATAAGCAAGCATATTCTCCCTGATGAAATTCTTTGCATTGGTGTATTAAGGAAGTACTATGAGCTCGGACATGTTACTGAAGCCATTGAGTTGCAAAATGAAATGGCTAAGATGGGTTTAATTACTAGTCCCGTCCATCTTGCTGTTCCGAGTGTACAAACTTAA
- the LOC107918111 gene encoding putative pentatricopeptide repeat-containing protein At2g02150 isoform X2, translated as MKLISATLSFLTKMLVSLRNLLHINRRIPARVSHPFLLFQNPHLLSFSPPSNNSLVFCPFVLFTSFCFVIKFPFGTKSNCNTNIFLDDLSRESLCKIIRQDQWNDPKIVSLFGSSLAPIWVSKILVGLKQEPHLALKFFKLAKTQKGFSPTSESYCRLVHILFYGRMYFDATAVLKEFILSRRGVVLPGCDFFDVLWSTRNVCPYGFGVFDALFSVLVDMGLLEEASRCFTKMKRFRVLPKVRSCNAFLHRICKSGRRDQSRRFLEEMVGAGVAPSVYTYNIVIDCMCKEGDLETARMLFRQMKEIGLTPDVVTYNSLLDGYGKMMPRAFEFFREMRNKGLKPNVVTYSTFIDAFCKEGMMQQGIKFLVDMRRLGLFPNEYTYTSLIDANCKAGNLTEALKLANEMLQANIALNIVTYTTIIDGLCEAGRTKEAEEVFRAMLKAGLTPNVQAYTALTHGYMKVKKMEHALNLLKEMKEKSIKPDLLLHGTIIWGLCNNDKIEETKFVTDEMKASGLSLNPVIYTTIMDSYFKAGKTSEALNLLEEMWDLGIEVTVVTFCVLVDGLCKNGLVLEATNYFNRMPDFNLQPNVAVYTVLIDGLCKNNFIEAAKSMYDEMLSKNLVLDTTAYTALIDGNLKHGNFKEALNLRDRMIEMGMELDLPAYTSLVSGFCRCGQLEKAREFLDEMISKHILPDEILCIGVLRKYYELGHVTEAIELQNEMAKMGLITSPVHLAVPSVQT; from the exons ATGAAGCTAATCTCTGCAACTCTAAGTTTCTTAACCAAAATGCTTGTATCTCTCCGCAATCTCTTACACATCAACCGCAGAATCCCTGCCAGAGTAAGCCACCCTTTTCTTCTCTTTCAAAACCCTCATCTCCTCAGTTTTTCTCCACCCTCCAATAACTCTCTTGTTTTCTGCCCTTTTGTTTTGTTCACTAGTTTTTGTTTTGTGATCAAGTTCCCATTTGGGACTAAGTCTAATTGTAATACAAACATTTTTTTAGATGATCTCAGTAGGGAATCATTGTGTAAAATCATTCGACAGGACCAATGGAATGACCCAAAGATTGTCAGTTTATTTGGTTCAAGCTTGGCACCCATTTGGGTGTCTAAGATTTTGGTTGGTTTGAAACAGGAACCTCATTTGGCATTGAAATTCTTCAAATTGGCGAAAACCCAGAAAGGGTTTAGCCCTACAAGTGAATCTTATTGTAGATTAGTACACAttttgttttatggtagaatgtATTTTGATGCTACTGCTGTTCTTAAGGAATTCATTTTGTCAAGGCGTGGGGTAGTGCTTCCAGGTTGCGATTTTTTTGATGTTCTTTGGTCTACTAGGAATGTTTGTCCGTATGGTTTTGGGGTGTTTGATGCTTTGTTTAGTGTGTTGGTGGATATGGGATTACTTGAGGAGGCTAGCCGATGTTTTACGAAAATGAAAAGGTTTAGAGTTTTGCCTAAAGTTCGTTCTTGCAATGCTTTTTTACATAGGATTTGTAAGTCAGGGAGGAGGGACCAATCTCGGAGATTTTTGGAGGAAATGGTTGGGGCTGGCGTCGCCCCGTCAGTTTACACCTATAATATAGTGATAGATTGTATGTGCAAAGAAGGGGACTTGGAGACTGCAAGAATGTTATTTAGACAAATGAAAGAGATTGGCCTAACACCGGATGTTGTCACATATAACTCCCTActtgatggatatggaaag ATGATGCCTCGAGCTTTTGAGTTTTTTCGTGAAATGAGGAATAAGGGGTTGAAACCAAATGTTGTTACTTATAGCACATTTATTGATGCATTTTGCAAGGAAGGGATGATGCAGCAAGGGATTAAATTCTTAGTTGATATGAGGCGGCTTGGTCTTTTTCCCAATGAGTACACGTATACTTCTTTAATCGATGCAAATTGTAAAGCTGGTAACCTAACTGAAGCATTGAAGCTGGCTAATGAGATGTTGCAGGCAAATATTGCCTTGAACATTGTTACATATACAACTATAATCGATGGCCTTTGTGAAGCAGGGCGAACTAAGGAAGCAGAGGAAGTTTTTAGGGCAATGCTGAAAGCTGGTTTAACTCCTAATGTGCAAGCTTATACTGCCCTTACTCATGGCTATATGAAAGTTAAGAAGATGGAGCATGCATTGAATCTTTTGAAAGAAATGAAGGAGAAAAGCATTAAACCAGACCTTTTGTTGCATGGAACTATCATCTGGGGACTATGCAACAATGATAAAATAGAAGAAACTAAATTTGTCACCGATGAAATGAAGGCATCTGGACTGAGTCTGAATCCAGTCATATATACTACAATCATGGATTCTTATTTTAAGGCGGGGAAAACCAGTGAGGCACTGAATCTGCTAGAAGAAATGTGGGACCTGGGAATTGAAGTTACAGTTGTGACTttttgtgttttggttgatgGTTTGTGCAAAAATGGATTGGTTCTAGAGGCAACTAATTATTTCAATAGAATGCCAGATTTCAATTTGCAACCTAATGTTGCAGTTTATACAGTATTGATCGATGGCCTctgtaaaaataatttcattgaAGCAGCCAAAAGCATGTACGATGAAATGCTTAGTAAAAATTTGGTTCTGGATACAACTGCTTACACTGCTTTAATAGATGGAAATCTGAAGCATGGGAATTTTAAGGAAGCTTTGAATCTGCGGGACAGAATGATTGAAATGGGCATGGAGCTTGATTTGCCGGCTTACACTTCCCTGGTTTCAGGGTTTTGCCGATGTGGCCAGTTAGAGAAAGCAAGAGAATTTCTGGATGAGATGATAAGCAAGCATATTCTCCCTGATGAAATTCTTTGCATTGGTGTATTAAGGAAGTACTATGAGCTCGGACATGTTACTGAAGCCATTGAGTTGCAAAATGAAATGGCTAAGATGGGTTTAATTACTAGTCCCGTCCATCTTGCTGTTCCGAGTGTACAAACTTAA